Proteins encoded together in one Telopea speciosissima isolate NSW1024214 ecotype Mountain lineage chromosome 6, Tspe_v1, whole genome shotgun sequence window:
- the LOC122664552 gene encoding uncharacterized protein LOC122664552 isoform X1, producing MDAVELPFPAVAVSKLLTAEGFSRAGVSTVEEANARKADSVSILGSSPINGCISSCSPNDVMCVGITSEQDSVSRHRKAEVGLGRDEKQHSNFQGEKIIKLCGNVNSSVVMLPKSAGKQCTRKAGKVQSTSPCSKRQRTDQLEDTINQNGTVDSNVMSEKLGSGQAKCTFAEKSKVVKQKHDAKRVKAKTKLDPFFAKAGLLSSSSAIGGNNILGIYGLKSDIHDVTKHVDELSLNELLDGSYKCPSLCQDKGKKAANTNDNILHSVRKACSILQRRRPVQSQNSFELDSSSNKKAPTWLVTSGSCGTSMNCDKVDTNMTDLSSSSKIQASCGNPGASVNMNNSSLFQPKDILKQLELPPAKGLDSLLLEVVKPAVSSRSSIDLRSGKLTSKRAGLPPFSWSHSIGLPCKTNADVGKMCTTKSTCQGRWVRIGSAVSSLGDACGCFSDLDLLTYDHSLVPSRGLKLGLPEDEKVPLVHIKPPWHEPSSSTARFHPASHIPADVHSPRLLAAAQILCEIANDFWKRNQSNGKIRWPKKPSQKAMKARRSKYSTGKAEVLSVAEKSVTGSGDLAKVADQITLPKPPKFHRADEKKDLGYTNNLGRGLIKCSVPASRISSPSKLERDQVADSKLLNTDMVNLLGTKPFSTRILEECNSHQKTRKPLTVDWGRGRCKKE from the exons ATGGATGCGGTGGAGTTGCCTTTTCCGGCTGTGGCTGTGTCGAAGCTTTTGACTGCCGAGGGTTTTAGTAGAGCTGGGGTTTCTACAGTTGAGGAAGCAAATGCTCGGAAAGCTGACTCTGTTTCCATTCTTGGAAGCTCTCCGATTAACGGTTGCATCTCTTCATGTAGCCCTAATG ATGTAATGTGTGTTGGTATCACGTCGGAACAAGATTCAGTTTCTAGGCACAGGAAGGCTGAAGTTGGACTTGGTAGGGATGAAAAGCAACATTCGAATTTTCAGGGTGAAAAAATCATTAAACTCTGTGGGAATGTAAATAGTTCTGTTGTCATGTTGCCCAAGAGTGCTGGTAAACAGTGTACTCGAAAAGCAGGAAAAGTTCAGAGTACTAGCCCTTGCTCGAAGAGACAAAGAACGGATCAATTAGAAGATACCATAAACCAGAATGGAACCGTTGATAGCAATGTTATGTCTGAAAAGCTTGGATCCGGTCAAGCAAAATGCACCTTTGCTG AGAAATCTAAGGTTGTGAAACAGAAGCATGATGCCAAACGTGTCAAGGCAAAGACTAAATTGGATCCTTTCTTTGCAAAGGCTGGTCTGTTGAGCTCTAGCTCAGCTATAGGAGGGAATAATATTCTAG GAATATATGGTCTCAAGTCAGATATTCATGATGTTACAAAGCATGTAGATGAGCTGTCATTGAATGAACTCCTTGATGGCAGTTACAAATGTCCTAGTTTATGCCAAGACAAAGGGAAGAAGGCAGCCAATACAAATGATAACATTCTGCACTCAGTCAGAAAGGCTTGTTCAATTCTTCAGCGCAGGAGACCTGTGCAGTCTCAAAATTCTTTTGAGCTCGATAGTAGTTCCAACAAAAAAGCACCTACATGGCTAGTGACTTCCGGTTCTTGTGGCACAAGCATGAACTGTGATAAAGTGGATACCAACATGACAGATTTATCTTCATCCAGCAAG ATTCAGGCTTCTTGTGGCAACCCTGGAGCTTCTGTCAATATGAACAATTCCTCATTATTTCAGCCTAAAGATATCTTGAAGCAGTTAGAACTACCACCAGCCAAAGGTTTGGATTCCCTCCTGTTGGAAGTGGTCAAGCCAGCAGTGTCTTCAAGGAGTTCTATAGATCTACGTTCAGGCAAGCTAACGTCTAAGAGAGCTGGCTTGCCCCCTTTTTCTTGGTCGCATTCTATTGGTCTGCCTTGTAAAACCAATGCTGACGTGGGCAAGATGTGTACAACCAAAAGCACATGTCAAGGTCGATGGGTAAGGATAGGAAGCGCTGTCAGCTCTCTCGGGGATGCCTGTGGTTGTTTTTCAGACTTGGATTTATTGACTTATGATCACAGTTTAGTTCCTTCAAGGGGACTAAAGCTAGGTCTTCCTGAAGATGAAAAAGTGCCCTTGGTGCATATCAAACCTCCTTGGCATGAGCCATCATCATCTACTGCAAGATTTCATCCAGCTTCTCATATTCCAG CAGATGTACATTCTCCAAGACTACTGGCTGCAGCTCAAATACTCTGCGAGATAGCAAATGATTTCTGGAAACGAAACCAAAGCAATGGGAAGATCAGATGGCCCAAGAAACCATCACAAAAGGCCATGAAAGCCCGCAGGTCGAAGTATTCAACAGGAAAAGCAGAAGTTCTGTCTGTGGCTGAAAAATCAGTAACGGGATCTGGTGATCTGGCCAAGGTTGCTGACCAGATAACACTGCCAAAGCCACCCAAGTTCCACAGAGCCGATGAGAAAAAGGATCTGGGGTACACCAATAATCTTGGAAGAGGATTAATAAAGTGCTCGGTACCAGCATCAAGGATATCGTCTCCGAGTAAATTAGAGAGGGACCAGGTTGCTGATTCTAAGCTATTGAACACAGACATGGTAAATCTACTAGGTACAAAGCCCTTTTCCACTCGAATACTGGAGGAGTGCAACAGTCATCAGAAGACAAGGAAACCACTGACAGTGGATTGGGGAAGAGGAAGGTGCAAGAAAGAGTGA
- the LOC122664552 gene encoding uncharacterized protein LOC122664552 isoform X3 codes for MDAVELPFPAVAVSKLLTAEGFSRAGVSTVEEANARKADSVSILGSSPINGCISSCSPNDVMCVGITSEQDSVSRHRKAEVGLGRDEKQHSNFQGEKIIKLCGNVNSSVVMLPKSAGKQCTRKAGKVQSTSPCSKRQRTDQLEDTINQNGTVDSNVMSEKLGSGQAKCTFAEKSKVVKQKHDAKRVKAKTKLDPFFAKAGLLSSSSAIGGNNILGIYGLKSDIHDVTKHVDELSLNELLDGSYKCPSLCQDKGKKAANTNDNILHSVRKACSILQRRRPVQSQNSFELDSSSNKKAPTWLVTSGSCGTSMNCDKVDTNMTDLSSSSKASCGNPGASVNMNNSSLFQPKDILKQLELPPAKGLDSLLLEVVKPAVSSRSSIDLRSGKLTSKRAGLPPFSWSHSIGLPCKTNADVGKMCTTKSTCQGRWVRIGSAVSSLGDACGCFSDLDLLTYDHSLVPSRGLKLGLPEDEKVPLVHIKPPWHEPSSSTARFHPASHIPADVHSPRLLAAAQILCEIANDFWKRNQSNGKIRWPKKPSQKAMKARRSKYSTGKAEVLSVAEKSVTGSGDLAKVADQITLPKPPKFHRADEKKDLGYTNNLGRGLIKCSVPASRISSPSKLERDQVADSKLLNTDMVNLLGTKPFSTRILEECNSHQKTRKPLTVDWGRGRCKKE; via the exons ATGGATGCGGTGGAGTTGCCTTTTCCGGCTGTGGCTGTGTCGAAGCTTTTGACTGCCGAGGGTTTTAGTAGAGCTGGGGTTTCTACAGTTGAGGAAGCAAATGCTCGGAAAGCTGACTCTGTTTCCATTCTTGGAAGCTCTCCGATTAACGGTTGCATCTCTTCATGTAGCCCTAATG ATGTAATGTGTGTTGGTATCACGTCGGAACAAGATTCAGTTTCTAGGCACAGGAAGGCTGAAGTTGGACTTGGTAGGGATGAAAAGCAACATTCGAATTTTCAGGGTGAAAAAATCATTAAACTCTGTGGGAATGTAAATAGTTCTGTTGTCATGTTGCCCAAGAGTGCTGGTAAACAGTGTACTCGAAAAGCAGGAAAAGTTCAGAGTACTAGCCCTTGCTCGAAGAGACAAAGAACGGATCAATTAGAAGATACCATAAACCAGAATGGAACCGTTGATAGCAATGTTATGTCTGAAAAGCTTGGATCCGGTCAAGCAAAATGCACCTTTGCTG AGAAATCTAAGGTTGTGAAACAGAAGCATGATGCCAAACGTGTCAAGGCAAAGACTAAATTGGATCCTTTCTTTGCAAAGGCTGGTCTGTTGAGCTCTAGCTCAGCTATAGGAGGGAATAATATTCTAG GAATATATGGTCTCAAGTCAGATATTCATGATGTTACAAAGCATGTAGATGAGCTGTCATTGAATGAACTCCTTGATGGCAGTTACAAATGTCCTAGTTTATGCCAAGACAAAGGGAAGAAGGCAGCCAATACAAATGATAACATTCTGCACTCAGTCAGAAAGGCTTGTTCAATTCTTCAGCGCAGGAGACCTGTGCAGTCTCAAAATTCTTTTGAGCTCGATAGTAGTTCCAACAAAAAAGCACCTACATGGCTAGTGACTTCCGGTTCTTGTGGCACAAGCATGAACTGTGATAAAGTGGATACCAACATGACAGATTTATCTTCATCCAGCAAG GCTTCTTGTGGCAACCCTGGAGCTTCTGTCAATATGAACAATTCCTCATTATTTCAGCCTAAAGATATCTTGAAGCAGTTAGAACTACCACCAGCCAAAGGTTTGGATTCCCTCCTGTTGGAAGTGGTCAAGCCAGCAGTGTCTTCAAGGAGTTCTATAGATCTACGTTCAGGCAAGCTAACGTCTAAGAGAGCTGGCTTGCCCCCTTTTTCTTGGTCGCATTCTATTGGTCTGCCTTGTAAAACCAATGCTGACGTGGGCAAGATGTGTACAACCAAAAGCACATGTCAAGGTCGATGGGTAAGGATAGGAAGCGCTGTCAGCTCTCTCGGGGATGCCTGTGGTTGTTTTTCAGACTTGGATTTATTGACTTATGATCACAGTTTAGTTCCTTCAAGGGGACTAAAGCTAGGTCTTCCTGAAGATGAAAAAGTGCCCTTGGTGCATATCAAACCTCCTTGGCATGAGCCATCATCATCTACTGCAAGATTTCATCCAGCTTCTCATATTCCAG CAGATGTACATTCTCCAAGACTACTGGCTGCAGCTCAAATACTCTGCGAGATAGCAAATGATTTCTGGAAACGAAACCAAAGCAATGGGAAGATCAGATGGCCCAAGAAACCATCACAAAAGGCCATGAAAGCCCGCAGGTCGAAGTATTCAACAGGAAAAGCAGAAGTTCTGTCTGTGGCTGAAAAATCAGTAACGGGATCTGGTGATCTGGCCAAGGTTGCTGACCAGATAACACTGCCAAAGCCACCCAAGTTCCACAGAGCCGATGAGAAAAAGGATCTGGGGTACACCAATAATCTTGGAAGAGGATTAATAAAGTGCTCGGTACCAGCATCAAGGATATCGTCTCCGAGTAAATTAGAGAGGGACCAGGTTGCTGATTCTAAGCTATTGAACACAGACATGGTAAATCTACTAGGTACAAAGCCCTTTTCCACTCGAATACTGGAGGAGTGCAACAGTCATCAGAAGACAAGGAAACCACTGACAGTGGATTGGGGAAGAGGAAGGTGCAAGAAAGAGTGA
- the LOC122664552 gene encoding uncharacterized protein LOC122664552 isoform X2: MDAVELPFPAVAVSKLLTAEGFSRAGVSTVEEANARKADSVSILGSSPINGCISSCSPNDVMCVGITSEQDSVSRHRKAEVGLGRDEKQHSNFQGEKIIKLCGNVNSSVVMLPKSAGKQCTRKAGKVQSTSPCSKRQRTDQLEDTINQNGTVDSNVMSEKLGSGQAKCTFAEKSKVVKQKHDAKRVKAKTKLDPFFAKAGLLSSSSAIGGNNILGIYGLKSDIHDVTKHVDELSLNELLDGSYKCPSLCQDKGKKAANTNDNILHSVRKACSILQRRRPVQSQNSFELDSSSNKKAPTWLVTSGSCGTSMNCDKVDTNMTDLSSSSKIQASCGNPGASVNMNNSSLFQPKDILKQLELPPAKGLDSLLLEVVKPAVSSRSSIDLRSGKLTSKRAGLPPFSWSHSIGLPCKTNADVGKMCTTKSTCQGRWVRIGSAVSSLGDACGCFSDLDLLTYDHSLVPSRGLKLGLPEDEKVPLVHIKPPWHEPSSSTARFHPASHIPDVHSPRLLAAAQILCEIANDFWKRNQSNGKIRWPKKPSQKAMKARRSKYSTGKAEVLSVAEKSVTGSGDLAKVADQITLPKPPKFHRADEKKDLGYTNNLGRGLIKCSVPASRISSPSKLERDQVADSKLLNTDMVNLLGTKPFSTRILEECNSHQKTRKPLTVDWGRGRCKKE; the protein is encoded by the exons ATGGATGCGGTGGAGTTGCCTTTTCCGGCTGTGGCTGTGTCGAAGCTTTTGACTGCCGAGGGTTTTAGTAGAGCTGGGGTTTCTACAGTTGAGGAAGCAAATGCTCGGAAAGCTGACTCTGTTTCCATTCTTGGAAGCTCTCCGATTAACGGTTGCATCTCTTCATGTAGCCCTAATG ATGTAATGTGTGTTGGTATCACGTCGGAACAAGATTCAGTTTCTAGGCACAGGAAGGCTGAAGTTGGACTTGGTAGGGATGAAAAGCAACATTCGAATTTTCAGGGTGAAAAAATCATTAAACTCTGTGGGAATGTAAATAGTTCTGTTGTCATGTTGCCCAAGAGTGCTGGTAAACAGTGTACTCGAAAAGCAGGAAAAGTTCAGAGTACTAGCCCTTGCTCGAAGAGACAAAGAACGGATCAATTAGAAGATACCATAAACCAGAATGGAACCGTTGATAGCAATGTTATGTCTGAAAAGCTTGGATCCGGTCAAGCAAAATGCACCTTTGCTG AGAAATCTAAGGTTGTGAAACAGAAGCATGATGCCAAACGTGTCAAGGCAAAGACTAAATTGGATCCTTTCTTTGCAAAGGCTGGTCTGTTGAGCTCTAGCTCAGCTATAGGAGGGAATAATATTCTAG GAATATATGGTCTCAAGTCAGATATTCATGATGTTACAAAGCATGTAGATGAGCTGTCATTGAATGAACTCCTTGATGGCAGTTACAAATGTCCTAGTTTATGCCAAGACAAAGGGAAGAAGGCAGCCAATACAAATGATAACATTCTGCACTCAGTCAGAAAGGCTTGTTCAATTCTTCAGCGCAGGAGACCTGTGCAGTCTCAAAATTCTTTTGAGCTCGATAGTAGTTCCAACAAAAAAGCACCTACATGGCTAGTGACTTCCGGTTCTTGTGGCACAAGCATGAACTGTGATAAAGTGGATACCAACATGACAGATTTATCTTCATCCAGCAAG ATTCAGGCTTCTTGTGGCAACCCTGGAGCTTCTGTCAATATGAACAATTCCTCATTATTTCAGCCTAAAGATATCTTGAAGCAGTTAGAACTACCACCAGCCAAAGGTTTGGATTCCCTCCTGTTGGAAGTGGTCAAGCCAGCAGTGTCTTCAAGGAGTTCTATAGATCTACGTTCAGGCAAGCTAACGTCTAAGAGAGCTGGCTTGCCCCCTTTTTCTTGGTCGCATTCTATTGGTCTGCCTTGTAAAACCAATGCTGACGTGGGCAAGATGTGTACAACCAAAAGCACATGTCAAGGTCGATGGGTAAGGATAGGAAGCGCTGTCAGCTCTCTCGGGGATGCCTGTGGTTGTTTTTCAGACTTGGATTTATTGACTTATGATCACAGTTTAGTTCCTTCAAGGGGACTAAAGCTAGGTCTTCCTGAAGATGAAAAAGTGCCCTTGGTGCATATCAAACCTCCTTGGCATGAGCCATCATCATCTACTGCAAGATTTCATCCAGCTTCTCATATTCCAG ATGTACATTCTCCAAGACTACTGGCTGCAGCTCAAATACTCTGCGAGATAGCAAATGATTTCTGGAAACGAAACCAAAGCAATGGGAAGATCAGATGGCCCAAGAAACCATCACAAAAGGCCATGAAAGCCCGCAGGTCGAAGTATTCAACAGGAAAAGCAGAAGTTCTGTCTGTGGCTGAAAAATCAGTAACGGGATCTGGTGATCTGGCCAAGGTTGCTGACCAGATAACACTGCCAAAGCCACCCAAGTTCCACAGAGCCGATGAGAAAAAGGATCTGGGGTACACCAATAATCTTGGAAGAGGATTAATAAAGTGCTCGGTACCAGCATCAAGGATATCGTCTCCGAGTAAATTAGAGAGGGACCAGGTTGCTGATTCTAAGCTATTGAACACAGACATGGTAAATCTACTAGGTACAAAGCCCTTTTCCACTCGAATACTGGAGGAGTGCAACAGTCATCAGAAGACAAGGAAACCACTGACAGTGGATTGGGGAAGAGGAAGGTGCAAGAAAGAGTGA